The following coding sequences lie in one Anomalospiza imberbis isolate Cuckoo-Finch-1a 21T00152 chromosome 21, ASM3175350v1, whole genome shotgun sequence genomic window:
- the NAIF1 gene encoding nuclear apoptosis-inducing factor 1 isoform X2 gives MAMASPPAPPAKKRKMNFSEREVEIIVEELERGKHLLVNHFNAGVPLAAKAAAWHDILRRVNAVATCHRELPEVKKKWSDLKTEVRRKVAQVRAAMEGGGENQNGGGNGPEGEEPAGAAAAPVILTPMQQRICNLLGEATIISLPSGDCGAGDGSEIPITASATTVTLTQIPAETTYHSLEDGVVEYCTTEAPTTVTAEAPLEMMAHQHEVSAKPQELKSRIALNSAKLLQEQRVTNLHVKEIAQHLEQQNDLLQMIRRSQEVQACAQERQAQAMEGTQAALSALIQVLRPMIKDFRRFLQSNTPSPSVTTDPGQTGQQDAFN, from the exons ATGGCCATGGCGTCGCCGCCGGCGCCCCCAGCCAAGAAGCGGAAGATGAACTTCTCGGAGCGGGAGGTGGAGATCATCGTGGAGGAGCTGGAGCGCGGAAAGCACCTCCTCGTCAACCACTTCAACGCGGGCGTGCCGCTGGCCGCCAAGGCCGCCGCCTGGCACGACATCCTGCGCCGCGTCAACGCCGTCGCCACCTGCCACCGCGAGCTGCCCGAGGTCAAGAAGAAGTGGTCCGACCTCAAGACCGAGGTGCGGCGCAAAGTGGCCCAAGTGCGGGCTGCCATGGAAGGGGGAGGCGAGAACCAGAACGGCGGCGGCAACGGGCCCGAGGGCGAGGAGCCGGCGggcgccgcggccgccccggTGATCCTCACCCCCATGCAGCAGCGCATCTGCAACCTGCTGGGAGAGGCCACCATCATCAGCCTGCCGAGCGGCGACTGCGGCGCGGGTGACGGGAGCGAGATCCCCATCACCGCGTCGGCCACCACGGTCACCCTGACCCAGA TTCCTGCAGAGACAACCTACCACAGTCTGGAGGACGGGGTTGTAGAGTACTGCACCACGGAAGCCCCCACCACCGTCACTGCAGAGGCGCCCTTGGAGATGATGGCCCATCAACACGAGGTGTCCGCCAAGCCGCAGGAGCTGAAAAGCCGCATCGCCCTGAACTCAGCCaagctcctgcaggagcagcgAGTAACCAACCTGCACGTGAAGGAGATtgcccagcacctggagcagcagaatGACTTGCTGCAGATGATTCGCCGCTCGCAGGAGGTGCAGGCGTGCGCCCAGGAGCGGCAGGCACAGGCCATGGAGGGGACGCAGGCAGCGCTGAGTGCCCTCATCCAGGTCCTCCGCCCCATGATTAAGGACTTCCGTCGATTTTTGCAGAGCAATACACCCAGCCCATCGGTCACCACTGACCCTGGCCAGACAGGGCAGCAAGATG CCTTTAACTGA
- the NAIF1 gene encoding nuclear apoptosis-inducing factor 1 isoform X3 — translation MAMASPPAPPAKKRKMNFSEREVEIIVEELERGKHLLVNHFNAGVPLAAKAAAWHDILRRVNAVATCHRELPEVKKKWSDLKTEVRRKVAQVRAAMEGGGENQNGGGNGPEGEEPAGAAAAPVILTPMQQRICNLLGEATIISLPSGDCGAGDGSEIPITASATTVTLTQIPAETTYHSLEDGVVEYCTTEAPTTVTAEAPLEMMAHQHEVSAKPQELKSRIALNSAKLLQEQRVTNLHVKEIAQHLEQQNDLLQMIRRSQEVQACAQERQAQAMEGTQAALSALIQVLRPMIKDFRRFLQSNTPSPSVTTDPGQTGQQDDL, via the exons ATGGCCATGGCGTCGCCGCCGGCGCCCCCAGCCAAGAAGCGGAAGATGAACTTCTCGGAGCGGGAGGTGGAGATCATCGTGGAGGAGCTGGAGCGCGGAAAGCACCTCCTCGTCAACCACTTCAACGCGGGCGTGCCGCTGGCCGCCAAGGCCGCCGCCTGGCACGACATCCTGCGCCGCGTCAACGCCGTCGCCACCTGCCACCGCGAGCTGCCCGAGGTCAAGAAGAAGTGGTCCGACCTCAAGACCGAGGTGCGGCGCAAAGTGGCCCAAGTGCGGGCTGCCATGGAAGGGGGAGGCGAGAACCAGAACGGCGGCGGCAACGGGCCCGAGGGCGAGGAGCCGGCGggcgccgcggccgccccggTGATCCTCACCCCCATGCAGCAGCGCATCTGCAACCTGCTGGGAGAGGCCACCATCATCAGCCTGCCGAGCGGCGACTGCGGCGCGGGTGACGGGAGCGAGATCCCCATCACCGCGTCGGCCACCACGGTCACCCTGACCCAGA TTCCTGCAGAGACAACCTACCACAGTCTGGAGGACGGGGTTGTAGAGTACTGCACCACGGAAGCCCCCACCACCGTCACTGCAGAGGCGCCCTTGGAGATGATGGCCCATCAACACGAGGTGTCCGCCAAGCCGCAGGAGCTGAAAAGCCGCATCGCCCTGAACTCAGCCaagctcctgcaggagcagcgAGTAACCAACCTGCACGTGAAGGAGATtgcccagcacctggagcagcagaatGACTTGCTGCAGATGATTCGCCGCTCGCAGGAGGTGCAGGCGTGCGCCCAGGAGCGGCAGGCACAGGCCATGGAGGGGACGCAGGCAGCGCTGAGTGCCCTCATCCAGGTCCTCCGCCCCATGATTAAGGACTTCCGTCGATTTTTGCAGAGCAATACACCCAGCCCATCGGTCACCACTGACCCTGGCCAGACAGGGCAGCAAGATG ATCTATAG
- the NAIF1 gene encoding nuclear apoptosis-inducing factor 1 isoform X1 produces MAMASPPAPPAKKRKMNFSEREVEIIVEELERGKHLLVNHFNAGVPLAAKAAAWHDILRRVNAVATCHRELPEVKKKWSDLKTEVRRKVAQVRAAMEGGGENQNGGGNGPEGEEPAGAAAAPVILTPMQQRICNLLGEATIISLPSGDCGAGDGSEIPITASATTVTLTQIPAETTYHSLEDGVVEYCTTEAPTTVTAEAPLEMMAHQHEVSAKPQELKSRIALNSAKLLQEQRVTNLHVKEIAQHLEQQNDLLQMIRRSQEVQACAQERQAQAMEGTQAALSALIQVLRPMIKDFRRFLQSNTPSPSVTTDPGQTGQQDGMIQ; encoded by the exons ATGGCCATGGCGTCGCCGCCGGCGCCCCCAGCCAAGAAGCGGAAGATGAACTTCTCGGAGCGGGAGGTGGAGATCATCGTGGAGGAGCTGGAGCGCGGAAAGCACCTCCTCGTCAACCACTTCAACGCGGGCGTGCCGCTGGCCGCCAAGGCCGCCGCCTGGCACGACATCCTGCGCCGCGTCAACGCCGTCGCCACCTGCCACCGCGAGCTGCCCGAGGTCAAGAAGAAGTGGTCCGACCTCAAGACCGAGGTGCGGCGCAAAGTGGCCCAAGTGCGGGCTGCCATGGAAGGGGGAGGCGAGAACCAGAACGGCGGCGGCAACGGGCCCGAGGGCGAGGAGCCGGCGggcgccgcggccgccccggTGATCCTCACCCCCATGCAGCAGCGCATCTGCAACCTGCTGGGAGAGGCCACCATCATCAGCCTGCCGAGCGGCGACTGCGGCGCGGGTGACGGGAGCGAGATCCCCATCACCGCGTCGGCCACCACGGTCACCCTGACCCAGA TTCCTGCAGAGACAACCTACCACAGTCTGGAGGACGGGGTTGTAGAGTACTGCACCACGGAAGCCCCCACCACCGTCACTGCAGAGGCGCCCTTGGAGATGATGGCCCATCAACACGAGGTGTCCGCCAAGCCGCAGGAGCTGAAAAGCCGCATCGCCCTGAACTCAGCCaagctcctgcaggagcagcgAGTAACCAACCTGCACGTGAAGGAGATtgcccagcacctggagcagcagaatGACTTGCTGCAGATGATTCGCCGCTCGCAGGAGGTGCAGGCGTGCGCCCAGGAGCGGCAGGCACAGGCCATGGAGGGGACGCAGGCAGCGCTGAGTGCCCTCATCCAGGTCCTCCGCCCCATGATTAAGGACTTCCGTCGATTTTTGCAGAGCAATACACCCAGCCCATCGGTCACCACTGACCCTGGCCAGACAGGGCAGCAAGATGGTATGATCCAGTGA